In a single window of the Luteitalea sp. genome:
- a CDS encoding glutamine--tRNA ligase/YqeY domain fusion protein, which translates to MSAPESEAPVETKRTGPPEPRAASGAPVDFVRQIVTDDVRRGRRQGRVHTRFPPEPNGYLHIGHAKAICLDFGVAEEFAGLCNLRFDDTNPAKENVEYVDAIREDIHWLRFDWGDREFYASDYFERLYQCAVALVRQGKAYVDSLTAEEIRDYRGTLTDPGRESPYRNRSVEENLDLLDRMRQGEFPDGMHVLRAKIDMASPNINMRDPTLYRIRHATHHRTGDAWCIYPTYDYAHPLSDAFEQITHSLCTLEFEDHRPLYDWVIAQLDFVDPPQQIEFARLNLSYTITSKRKLAQLVTEGHVTGWDDPRLPTLAGLRRRGYTPEAIRDFCGRIGVDKSEGVVDLALLEHCLREHLNARALRVMGVLRPIKVVLLNYPEGEVEELDAINNPEDDSAGTRKVPFSRELYIDRDDFREVPPPKYHRLSPGAEVRLRYAYIIKCVDVVKDEHGEITALHCTYDPETKSGSGPQAKRRVKGTIHWVSAGHALPAEVRRYDRLFSVEQPGRDRPLVEDVSPTSLEALTDSWVEPSLADAPAGSRYQFERLGYFVVDADSVRGRLVFNRTVTLRDTWAKIEQRQVRDSR; encoded by the coding sequence ATGAGCGCCCCCGAGTCGGAAGCCCCCGTGGAAACGAAGCGCACTGGCCCACCGGAGCCAAGGGCAGCGTCCGGCGCCCCGGTGGATTTCGTTCGTCAGATCGTTACCGACGACGTGCGACGCGGGCGGCGCCAGGGGCGCGTTCATACCCGATTTCCGCCGGAGCCCAACGGGTATCTGCATATTGGGCACGCCAAGGCCATCTGCCTGGACTTCGGTGTCGCCGAGGAGTTTGCCGGCCTCTGCAACCTCCGGTTCGACGACACCAACCCTGCCAAAGAGAACGTCGAGTACGTCGACGCCATCCGGGAAGACATTCACTGGCTGCGGTTCGACTGGGGCGATCGCGAATTCTACGCGTCCGACTACTTCGAGCGGCTCTATCAGTGCGCGGTGGCGCTCGTGCGCCAGGGCAAGGCGTACGTCGACAGCCTGACGGCGGAGGAGATTCGAGACTATCGCGGCACGCTCACCGACCCGGGGCGAGAGAGTCCGTATCGCAACCGCAGTGTCGAAGAGAACCTCGATCTGCTCGACCGCATGCGTCAGGGTGAGTTCCCTGATGGTATGCACGTGCTGCGTGCCAAGATCGACATGGCCTCGCCGAACATCAACATGCGGGATCCGACGCTGTATCGGATCCGGCACGCGACGCACCATCGAACGGGGGATGCGTGGTGCATTTATCCGACGTACGATTACGCGCACCCGCTGTCTGACGCCTTCGAGCAGATCACGCACTCGCTGTGCACCCTCGAGTTCGAGGATCATCGGCCGCTGTACGATTGGGTCATTGCGCAGCTGGACTTCGTGGACCCGCCGCAGCAGATCGAGTTCGCCCGTCTCAATCTCTCGTACACGATTACGAGCAAGCGCAAGCTCGCCCAGCTCGTGACCGAAGGGCACGTCACCGGGTGGGACGATCCGCGCCTGCCAACGCTGGCCGGTTTGCGGCGTCGCGGCTACACGCCGGAGGCGATACGCGATTTCTGCGGGCGCATTGGTGTCGACAAGAGCGAGGGCGTCGTGGATCTCGCGTTGCTGGAGCACTGCCTCCGCGAACACTTGAATGCGCGCGCCCTGCGCGTGATGGGCGTGCTGCGTCCCATCAAGGTCGTGCTCCTCAACTATCCCGAGGGCGAGGTCGAAGAGCTCGACGCCATCAACAATCCAGAAGACGACTCGGCTGGAACACGCAAGGTGCCCTTCTCGCGTGAGCTCTACATCGATCGTGACGACTTCCGCGAGGTGCCGCCCCCCAAGTATCATCGCCTCTCGCCCGGCGCCGAGGTGCGCCTGCGCTACGCCTACATCATCAAATGCGTCGACGTGGTCAAGGACGAGCATGGTGAGATTACGGCGTTGCACTGCACCTACGACCCCGAGACCAAGAGCGGATCCGGACCGCAGGCGAAGCGACGGGTGAAGGGCACCATCCACTGGGTCTCGGCTGGCCACGCTCTGCCTGCCGAGGTGCGGCGCTACGATCGGCTCTTCAGCGTCGAGCAGCCGGGACGCGACCGACCGCTCGTCGAGGACGTCAGCCCGACGTCGCTCGAGGCGCTCACCGACAGCTGGGTCGAGCCGTCGCTGGCCGACGCCCCCGCCGGCAGCCGCTACCAGTTCGAGCGTCTCGGATATTTCGTTGTGGATGCAGACTCCGTGCGTGGCCGCCTCGTCTTCAATCGGACGGTGACGCTCCGGGACACGTGGGCCAAGATTGAGCAAAGACAGGTAAGAGATTCGAGGTGA
- a CDS encoding RES domain-containing protein, which yields MSSSIWTRCEGASRFRLLRLVAWRVVEAQHQVSTRKLVDTLDEQALLEELIEAAKPPNLTDGHLHYLLSTPFRYPPLAHGSRFASRYERGIWYGSEGRRAAFAEVAYYRLVFLDGTQADLGVVTTELTAFTVRVSSERGIDLVAPPFDAHRTPIASPSAYGETQALGQAMRTAHVELFRYPSARDAEGGVNVGIFSPAAFSATKPRSMETWRCTATREWVEIVKRDYFEQSAFSFVRETFLVDGLLPAPAP from the coding sequence ATGTCCTCCAGTATCTGGACGCGATGCGAGGGCGCCTCTAGGTTCCGCCTGCTCCGACTCGTTGCGTGGCGCGTCGTCGAAGCGCAGCACCAGGTCTCGACGCGCAAGCTCGTCGACACACTCGATGAGCAGGCGCTCCTCGAAGAGCTGATCGAAGCTGCCAAGCCGCCGAACCTGACCGACGGCCACCTCCACTATCTGCTGTCCACGCCGTTCCGTTATCCGCCGCTTGCTCACGGCTCTCGCTTCGCCAGCCGATACGAACGGGGAATCTGGTACGGATCGGAAGGGCGGCGGGCAGCATTCGCTGAAGTGGCGTACTACCGACTCGTTTTTCTCGACGGCACGCAGGCGGATCTCGGTGTCGTTACGACTGAGCTCACGGCCTTCACCGTGCGTGTGAGCTCGGAGCGAGGGATCGATCTTGTGGCGCCCCCCTTCGATGCGCACCGCACCCCTATCGCTTCGCCCAGCGCCTACGGCGAGACGCAAGCGCTGGGCCAGGCGATGCGCACGGCCCACGTCGAGCTATTCCGCTACCCGTCAGCGCGCGACGCAGAGGGCGGTGTCAATGTGGGCATCTTCTCACCCGCCGCGTTCAGCGCGACAAAGCCGCGCAGCATGGAAACATGGCGCTGCACCGCGACACGCGAATGGGTCGAGATCGTGAAGCGCGATTACTTCGAACAGTCCGCGTTCAGCTTCGTGCGTGAGACGTTCCTGGTGGACGGCCTGCTGCCGGCGCCTGCGCCGTGA
- a CDS encoding DUF433 domain-containing protein — MSGVEKPYIEERDGGYWVAGTRVSLDSVVWAFKRGASPESIKHSFPLLTLEHVYGAITYYLAHEEDIDRYLDASEHAFARQAAEIRSNARDANPPLFERLSQMKQDRKTSRR, encoded by the coding sequence ATGAGCGGCGTGGAGAAGCCATACATTGAAGAACGAGATGGCGGGTATTGGGTGGCCGGGACCCGCGTATCGTTGGACTCGGTGGTCTGGGCCTTCAAGCGCGGCGCGTCGCCCGAGTCCATCAAGCACTCTTTTCCTCTCCTGACGCTCGAGCACGTGTACGGCGCCATCACATACTATCTTGCGCATGAGGAGGACATCGATCGGTATCTTGATGCTTCTGAGCACGCATTCGCCAGACAGGCCGCTGAGATCAGGTCCAACGCCCGTGACGCGAATCCGCCGCTGTTCGAACGGCTCTCGCAGATGAAGCAGGACCGCAAGACGTCACGTCGATGA
- a CDS encoding TIM barrel protein, producing MSLTQAKGVVMSLSPSSRRQFLATTGIALTGPALVGRIAFGSSAPPRPAESKGLKIGVASYSLREFPLDAALEMCQDMDVKYITLKDMHLPRTDPPEVIRANGKKIEAAGLTIMGGGVITWKANDEAEIRKDFDYAKAGGFPTIVCSPAPETLDIVEKLVKEYDIKIAIHNHGPEDEWYPAPADALAALKGRDARMGICMDIGHSVRAGADIVESVTLAGPRLLDLHIKDLADKSDKDSQVEVGKGALDIPGLFRALLKANFEGHLALEYEINADDPLAGMKESLAYERGVHAALLGEATS from the coding sequence ATGTCCCTGACACAAGCCAAAGGAGTCGTCATGTCGTTGTCTCCGTCCTCTCGCCGGCAATTCCTCGCGACCACCGGCATCGCGCTCACCGGTCCCGCGCTCGTCGGCCGGATCGCGTTCGGCTCATCTGCGCCGCCTCGGCCCGCGGAGTCGAAAGGGCTCAAGATCGGCGTGGCCTCCTACTCGCTTCGAGAGTTCCCGCTGGATGCCGCGCTGGAGATGTGCCAGGACATGGACGTTAAGTACATCACGCTCAAGGATATGCATCTGCCGCGCACCGACCCACCCGAGGTGATTCGCGCCAACGGCAAGAAGATCGAAGCGGCCGGTCTGACCATCATGGGGGGCGGCGTGATCACCTGGAAGGCCAACGACGAGGCGGAGATCCGCAAGGATTTCGACTATGCCAAGGCTGGCGGCTTTCCGACGATCGTCTGCTCACCCGCGCCGGAGACGCTCGACATCGTCGAGAAGCTGGTGAAGGAGTACGACATCAAGATTGCGATTCACAATCACGGCCCGGAAGACGAGTGGTATCCGGCGCCTGCAGACGCGCTGGCCGCGCTGAAGGGCCGCGATGCGCGCATGGGCATCTGCATGGACATCGGCCATTCCGTGCGCGCTGGGGCGGACATCGTGGAGTCTGTCACCCTGGCCGGCCCTCGCCTGCTCGATCTGCACATCAAGGATCTCGCGGACAAGAGCGACAAAGACAGCCAGGTGGAGGTCGGTAAAGGAGCACTCGATATTCCCGGCCTGTTCCGCGCGCTGCTCAAGGCCAACTTCGAGGGACACCTGGCGCTGGAGTACGAGATCAACGCCGACGATCCGCTCGCTGGCATGAAGGAATCACTCGCGTACGAGCGGGGTGTGCACGCAGCGCTGTTGGGCGAAGCGACGAGCTGA
- a CDS encoding LysM peptidoglycan-binding domain-containing protein, whose amino-acid sequence MSIFRSADNEYEEALIFKRSSASSMGRRGESPKTHIDVSHLQLGASPVTSNARPLGRALTYTVVAGDTLWKIATRQLGDGRKWAKIYEANKDKIKDPDFIHPGQVFRMPHA is encoded by the coding sequence ATGAGCATTTTTCGCTCAGCTGATAACGAGTACGAGGAGGCACTCATCTTCAAGCGTAGCAGCGCCAGCTCGATGGGACGTCGCGGAGAAAGCCCCAAGACACACATTGACGTCTCTCACCTACAGTTGGGCGCCTCGCCGGTGACATCCAACGCTCGTCCTCTCGGAAGGGCGCTGACCTACACCGTCGTCGCGGGAGACACTCTCTGGAAAATCGCCACGCGCCAATTGGGTGACGGGAGGAAGTGGGCCAAGATTTACGAGGCCAACAAGGACAAGATCAAGGATCCCGACTTCATCCATCCAGGACAGGTCTTTCGGATGCCGCACGCGTAA